From Actinopolymorpha cephalotaxi, one genomic window encodes:
- a CDS encoding tyrosine-type recombinase/integrase, whose protein sequence is MVVDVNAERSPGRSGPDWAESTLAAFARHLQSERDLSEHSVRAYLGDIRSLLDHVQSIRGDTDDADLDGGESAGATAEDEAGGVHDGAASDDAEAEPGPLGQPGPAGVLGPAHRLGPAARPGPLGLIDIHLLRDWLAGIQAGGRARTTLARRAAAARTFTAWAHRTGLLAEDPGLLLGSPKPHRTLPGVLRQEEAGQLLRVAAVASDDGSPVGCRDRAVLEVLYATGVRVGELVALDVDDIDQGRRLVRVLGKGRKERSVPFGVPAAEALNDYLRTARGELRTERSGPALFLGVRGGRLDQRAVRRLVHARLGDVPDAPDLAPHGLRHSVATHLLEGGADLRSVQELLGHASMATTQIYTHVSAERLRKVYQQAHPRA, encoded by the coding sequence ATGGTCGTAGACGTGAACGCCGAACGCAGTCCCGGTCGGTCCGGGCCCGACTGGGCCGAGTCCACACTCGCCGCCTTCGCCCGCCACCTCCAGTCCGAGCGCGACCTGTCCGAGCACTCGGTTCGCGCGTACCTCGGCGACATCCGGAGTCTGCTCGACCACGTGCAGTCGATTCGGGGCGACACCGACGACGCGGACCTGGACGGCGGCGAGTCCGCGGGTGCCACTGCCGAGGACGAAGCCGGTGGCGTGCACGACGGAGCTGCCAGTGACGACGCCGAAGCCGAGCCCGGCCCGCTCGGCCAGCCCGGCCCGGCCGGCGTGCTCGGCCCGGCCCACCGGCTCGGCCCGGCCGCTCGGCCCGGACCGCTCGGGCTGATCGACATTCACCTGCTGCGGGACTGGCTGGCCGGGATCCAGGCAGGCGGGCGGGCTCGAACCACCCTCGCCCGCCGCGCGGCGGCGGCCAGGACCTTCACCGCCTGGGCGCACCGGACCGGACTCCTGGCCGAGGACCCCGGGCTGCTGCTCGGCTCGCCCAAACCGCACCGCACGCTGCCCGGTGTGCTCCGCCAGGAAGAGGCCGGCCAACTGCTGCGGGTCGCCGCCGTCGCCAGTGACGACGGGTCACCCGTCGGATGCCGCGACCGCGCAGTCCTCGAAGTCCTCTACGCGACGGGTGTACGCGTCGGCGAACTCGTCGCCCTGGACGTGGACGACATCGACCAGGGCCGCAGGTTGGTGCGAGTGCTCGGTAAGGGACGCAAGGAGCGTTCGGTGCCGTTCGGGGTCCCGGCGGCAGAGGCGCTGAACGACTACCTGCGAACTGCCCGAGGTGAACTGCGCACCGAAAGAAGCGGTCCCGCGCTGTTCCTCGGGGTGCGTGGTGGCCGGCTCGACCAGCGCGCGGTCCGCAGGCTGGTGCACGCCCGGCTCGGCGACGTCCCCGACGCACCCGACCTCGCGCCACACGGCCTGCGCCACTCCGTCGCGACCCATCTGCTCGAGGGCGGCGCCGACCTGCGCAGCGTGCAGGAGCTCCTCGGGCACGCCTCGATGGCAACAACGCAGATCTACACCCATGTCTCCGCGGAGCGGCTGCGCAAGGTGTACCAACAGGCGCATCCGCGCGCCTGA
- a CDS encoding aminotransferase class V-fold PLP-dependent enzyme, with protein MTCDVTAMTGEAPTAKSDSAGSPDWGDARAAWDLDPGRAHLNHGSFGAVPRVVRSAQTRWRDLSDANPMNYYREVRIPAVQHARGRAAAFLGAAPDSLGLVGNATAGVSTVLASFPLQSDDEVVLTDHSYGAVTLAAHRWARSAGARVVTAPVGLLASDEEVTSAVVGAFTSRTRLLIIDHITSQTARLFPVAAVAAAARERGVATLVDGAHVPGMLPVQVDALGADFWVGNFHKWAFAPRGIAGLWIAQPWRDRIRPLVASWSEEQEFPAAFDQQGTADDSAWLAVPDALDFYAAWKPQRLRDHNNALAAYGQQVVGAALGIAPEAGGGAAELSMRIIPLPAGVAADQEGAHALSARIAQDLRIEVAVTCWRDRGFVRVSAQAYNAAEEYERLATGLARILG; from the coding sequence GTGACCTGTGACGTGACGGCGATGACCGGTGAGGCGCCGACGGCGAAGTCGGATTCGGCAGGCTCGCCCGACTGGGGAGACGCCCGGGCGGCATGGGACCTCGACCCCGGCCGCGCGCATCTGAACCACGGATCCTTCGGTGCCGTCCCGCGGGTGGTTCGGTCCGCCCAGACCCGGTGGCGGGACCTGTCGGACGCGAACCCGATGAACTACTACCGCGAGGTACGCATCCCCGCCGTTCAGCACGCCCGGGGGCGCGCGGCGGCCTTCCTCGGAGCCGCACCGGACTCCCTCGGTCTGGTCGGCAACGCGACCGCGGGCGTGAGCACCGTGCTGGCGTCGTTCCCGCTGCAATCGGACGACGAGGTGGTCCTGACCGACCACAGCTATGGAGCGGTGACCCTCGCCGCCCACCGCTGGGCGCGCTCGGCGGGGGCACGGGTGGTGACTGCCCCGGTCGGCCTGCTCGCCTCCGACGAGGAGGTGACCAGCGCCGTCGTGGGTGCGTTCACCAGCCGGACACGCCTCCTGATCATCGACCACATCACCTCCCAGACCGCCCGGCTGTTCCCGGTCGCGGCCGTGGCCGCCGCTGCGAGGGAACGAGGTGTCGCGACTCTGGTCGACGGCGCGCACGTACCCGGGATGCTGCCGGTCCAGGTCGACGCGCTCGGTGCCGACTTCTGGGTGGGCAACTTCCACAAGTGGGCGTTCGCCCCCCGCGGGATCGCGGGCTTGTGGATCGCCCAGCCCTGGCGCGACCGGATCCGTCCGCTGGTCGCGTCCTGGAGCGAGGAACAGGAGTTTCCGGCCGCGTTCGACCAGCAGGGCACCGCCGACGACTCCGCCTGGCTGGCCGTTCCCGACGCGCTCGACTTCTACGCGGCCTGGAAGCCGCAGCGGCTGCGCGACCACAACAACGCGCTCGCGGCGTACGGGCAGCAGGTGGTGGGCGCCGCCCTCGGCATCGCCCCGGAGGCCGGTGGAGGCGCGGCCGAGCTGTCCATGCGGATCATTCCGTTGCCGGCGGGGGTGGCCGCCGACCAAGAGGGCGCGCACGCACTGTCCGCCCGCATCGCGCAGGACCTGCGCATCGAGGTGGCCGTCACCTGCTGGCGTGACCGTGGGTTCGTGCGGGTTTCCGCCCAGGCGTACAACGCGGCCGAGGAGTATGAGCGGCTCGCGACCGGCCTCGCCCGGATCCTGGGCTGA
- a CDS encoding murein hydrolase activator EnvC family protein, with amino-acid sequence MATTAVAPSRWVWPLSPRPEIVHRFDPPDVPWGPGHRGVDLLGSEGQPVRAAGAGVVTYAGLLAGRGVVTVRHGDLRTTYQPVRPEVSVGAHVDAGTELGLLRAAGGHCAPRTCLHWGLLRGDDYLDPLSLLGTGPPRLLPLDGHRSTDSDAPVVPELPPRRSGSGDSRGPGGQTSARVTPAGLVAAPPAVSAASLLTGARWTPFSGLSPSAAPPDLAANPPGAPSLPAGTVRRAESTRTTEPSRGAEFSPAGTSMAVSPLSTPSPSVGDTDGQERRLGASATEMPALLTTVMAPAAGALAGAVAAGLLVRRSGAPMGRPPLPPSPPPIPAFGSARRLSRPRRRRPAPVVDLASMRSRSRRAA; translated from the coding sequence GTGGCGACCACGGCCGTGGCGCCGTCACGGTGGGTGTGGCCACTGTCACCGCGCCCGGAGATCGTTCACCGCTTCGATCCCCCCGACGTTCCGTGGGGCCCGGGCCACCGCGGCGTCGACCTGCTCGGTTCGGAGGGCCAGCCGGTCCGAGCCGCGGGCGCGGGGGTGGTCACCTATGCGGGACTCCTCGCCGGACGCGGTGTGGTCACCGTCCGGCACGGAGATCTCCGTACGACCTACCAACCGGTGCGGCCGGAGGTCTCGGTCGGCGCCCATGTCGACGCGGGTACGGAGCTCGGCCTGCTGCGTGCGGCCGGCGGTCACTGCGCGCCGCGAACGTGCCTGCACTGGGGGTTGCTCCGCGGCGACGACTACCTCGACCCGCTGTCCCTGCTCGGTACCGGACCGCCGCGCCTGCTCCCCCTCGACGGTCACCGGTCCACCGATTCGGACGCGCCGGTGGTGCCGGAACTGCCACCTCGCCGATCCGGCAGCGGGGACAGCCGAGGTCCTGGCGGCCAGACGTCAGCGCGGGTCACTCCAGCAGGTCTGGTGGCGGCCCCGCCCGCGGTGTCGGCCGCGTCGTTGCTGACCGGCGCGCGGTGGACCCCGTTCAGCGGCCTCTCGCCTTCGGCGGCGCCCCCTGACCTGGCGGCGAACCCGCCGGGCGCGCCCTCCCTACCGGCAGGGACAGTCCGGCGTGCCGAGTCCACCCGAACGACCGAGCCCTCCCGAGGGGCTGAGTTCTCTCCGGCGGGGACGTCGATGGCGGTGTCCCCGCTCTCCACGCCGTCCCCGAGTGTCGGCGACACGGATGGCCAGGAGCGCCGGCTCGGCGCCTCGGCTACCGAGATGCCCGCGCTGCTCACCACCGTCATGGCTCCCGCGGCGGGCGCCCTCGCCGGCGCGGTCGCGGCGGGTCTGCTGGTCCGTCGCAGCGGCGCCCCGATGGGCCGACCACCGCTGCCGCCCTCTCCGCCGCCCATCCCGGCGTTCGGATCGGCGCGCCGGCTGTCCCGGCCGAGAAGGCGGCGACCGGCACCGGTCGTGGACCTCGCCTCGATGCGCAGCCGATCCCGGCGAGCCGCCTGA
- the rpsB gene encoding 30S ribosomal protein S2 → MAVVTMRQLLESGVHFGHQTRRWNPKMKRYIFTERNGIYIIDLQQSLSYIDRAYQYVKDTVEHGGSVLFVGTKKQAQEAIAEQATRVGMPYVNQRWLGGMLTNFQTVYKRLQRLKELEELDFDDVAGSGMTKKELLQLRRERDKLDRTLGGIRRMQRLPSAVWIVDTKKEHLAVDEAKKLGIPVIAILDTNCDPDEVDFPIPGNDDAIRSVSLLTRIISDAVADGLMARAGGGEETQVGAELGAEEPLPEWERELLARSEAEQAANGEQAAATPEAASTESATPEAATSESATPEDATSESATEESASPEAASTEQAAPAQATATADAPAGESDGNA, encoded by the coding sequence ATGGCCGTCGTCACGATGAGGCAGCTGCTCGAGAGCGGCGTTCACTTCGGACACCAGACCCGGCGCTGGAACCCGAAGATGAAGCGCTACATCTTCACCGAGCGCAACGGTATCTACATCATCGACCTGCAGCAGTCGCTGTCGTACATCGATCGTGCGTACCAGTACGTCAAGGACACCGTGGAGCACGGCGGTTCGGTCCTCTTCGTCGGTACGAAGAAGCAGGCCCAGGAAGCCATCGCCGAGCAGGCGACGAGGGTCGGAATGCCCTACGTCAACCAGCGCTGGCTCGGCGGCATGCTCACCAACTTCCAGACCGTCTACAAGCGGCTGCAGCGCCTCAAGGAGCTCGAGGAGCTCGACTTCGACGACGTGGCCGGCTCGGGCATGACGAAGAAGGAACTCCTGCAGCTTCGCCGTGAGCGGGACAAGCTCGACCGCACGCTCGGCGGTATCCGCCGGATGCAGCGGCTGCCCAGCGCGGTGTGGATCGTCGACACCAAGAAGGAGCACCTCGCCGTCGACGAGGCCAAGAAGCTCGGCATCCCGGTCATCGCGATCCTGGACACCAACTGCGACCCGGACGAGGTCGACTTCCCGATTCCGGGCAACGACGACGCGATCCGTTCGGTCTCGCTGCTCACGCGGATCATCTCCGACGCGGTCGCCGACGGCCTGATGGCCCGTGCCGGTGGCGGCGAAGAGACCCAGGTGGGCGCCGAGCTCGGCGCCGAGGAGCCGCTGCCCGAGTGGGAGCGGGAGTTGCTGGCGCGCTCGGAGGCCGAGCAGGCCGCCAACGGCGAGCAGGCTGCCGCGACCCCCGAGGCCGCGAGCACCGAGTCGGCGACCCCCGAGGCTGCGACTTCCGAGTCGGCGACCCCCGAGGATGCGACTTCCGAGTCGGCGACCGAGGAGTCGGCGAGCCCCGAGGCCGCGAGCACCGAGCAGGCCGCTCCGGCGCAGGCCACGGCCACCGCTGACGCTCCGGCCGGCGAGTCCGACGGCAACGCCTGA
- the tsf gene encoding translation elongation factor Ts: MSNVTAADVKRLREATGAGMMDCKNALQEADADFERAVEILRVKGAAKAAKRGAERTAANGIVVAKDGALVELNCETDFVAKNEQFQALGADLAAAAAGAKVDSAPALAAATLPDGKTVGEAVDALAAVIGEKLAIGRVAFFDGPTAVYLHRRATDLPPQVGVLVSYEGPDEEAAKSAAMQVAAMRPQYASRDEVPAEVVDSERRIAEETARSEGKPEQALPRIVEGRVNGFYKDAVLVEQPSVHDQHKTVGQVLSDAGVTVKRFVRFEVGQS; the protein is encoded by the coding sequence ATGAGCAACGTCACAGCAGCCGACGTGAAGCGGCTCCGGGAAGCCACCGGAGCCGGGATGATGGACTGCAAGAACGCCCTCCAGGAGGCCGACGCCGACTTCGAGCGTGCCGTCGAGATCCTCCGGGTCAAGGGTGCGGCCAAGGCGGCCAAGCGCGGAGCCGAGCGCACCGCCGCCAACGGCATCGTCGTCGCCAAGGACGGCGCTCTGGTCGAGCTCAACTGCGAGACCGACTTCGTGGCCAAGAACGAGCAGTTCCAGGCACTCGGAGCCGACCTCGCCGCCGCGGCGGCCGGGGCGAAGGTCGACTCCGCCCCGGCGCTGGCCGCGGCGACGCTTCCCGACGGCAAGACCGTCGGCGAGGCCGTCGACGCGCTCGCCGCGGTGATCGGTGAGAAGCTCGCGATCGGCCGCGTCGCGTTCTTCGACGGGCCGACCGCCGTCTACCTCCACCGGCGCGCCACCGACCTGCCGCCGCAGGTCGGCGTCCTCGTCTCCTACGAAGGTCCCGACGAGGAGGCCGCCAAGAGCGCGGCGATGCAGGTCGCCGCGATGCGCCCGCAGTACGCCTCCCGCGACGAGGTGCCCGCCGAGGTCGTCGACAGCGAGCGGCGGATCGCCGAGGAGACCGCCCGCTCCGAGGGCAAGCCCGAGCAGGCGCTCCCGCGCATCGTCGAGGGCCGGGTCAACGGCTTCTACAAGGACGCCGTTCTGGTGGAGCAGCCCTCCGTGCACGACCAGCACAAGACGGTCGGCCAGGTCCTCAGCGACGCCGGGGTGACCGTGAAGCGCTTCGTGCGCTTCGAGGTCGGCCAGTCCTGA
- the pyrH gene encoding UMP kinase has protein sequence MTAAAIPPSAPQERPFDRVLLKLSGEVFGGGRLGVDPNVVASIAKQLADVVRSGVQVAVVVGGGNFFRGAELQQGGMDRVRADYMGMLGTVMNCLALQDFLEKEHVDTRVQTAITMGQIAEPYIPRRAIRHLEKGRVVIFGAGSGMPYFSTDTVAAQRALEVGAEVLLKATSVDGVYDADPKKVPEATKFERITFGECLRRRLRVADATAFSLCMEHRLPIIVFNLLEDGNIARVVRGERIGTLVSTDS, from the coding sequence ATGACGGCCGCAGCGATCCCACCCTCCGCGCCGCAGGAACGTCCGTTCGACCGCGTACTCCTCAAGTTGTCCGGCGAGGTCTTCGGCGGCGGGCGGCTCGGCGTCGACCCGAACGTCGTGGCGAGCATCGCCAAGCAGCTCGCCGACGTCGTACGCAGTGGCGTCCAGGTCGCGGTCGTGGTCGGCGGCGGCAACTTCTTCCGTGGTGCCGAGCTCCAGCAGGGCGGCATGGACCGGGTCCGCGCCGACTACATGGGCATGCTGGGCACGGTGATGAACTGCCTCGCGCTCCAGGACTTCCTGGAGAAGGAGCACGTCGACACCCGCGTGCAGACCGCGATCACGATGGGACAGATCGCCGAGCCCTACATCCCGCGGCGGGCGATCCGCCACCTGGAGAAGGGCCGGGTCGTCATCTTCGGCGCCGGATCCGGCATGCCGTACTTCTCCACCGACACCGTGGCCGCGCAGCGTGCGCTCGAGGTCGGTGCCGAGGTGCTGCTGAAGGCCACCTCCGTCGACGGCGTCTACGACGCCGACCCCAAGAAGGTGCCGGAGGCGACGAAGTTCGAGCGGATCACCTTCGGCGAGTGCCTGCGCAGGCGACTGCGGGTCGCGGACGCGACCGCGTTCAGCCTGTGCATGGAGCACCGGCTGCCGATCATCGTCTTCAACCTGCTCGAGGACGGCAACATCGCTCGGGTCGTTCGGGGTGAGAGGATCGGAACGCTCGTCTCGACCGACTCCTGA
- the frr gene encoding ribosome recycling factor, with the protein MDQTLRDAEQKMGKAVDFAKDEFAAIRTGRAHPAMFAKIQAEYYGTPTPIQQLASFQIPEARLVVISPYDKNSMSAIEKSIRDSDLGVNPANDGSVIRIALPELTQERRKEYVKLAKQKAEEARVSVRGVRRHAKETLDRLSRDGEAGEDDVARAEKHLDSLTRKYVEQVDVVLKHKEEEILEV; encoded by the coding sequence ATCGACCAGACTCTCCGCGACGCGGAACAGAAGATGGGCAAGGCCGTTGACTTTGCCAAGGACGAGTTCGCCGCGATTCGGACCGGCCGTGCACATCCGGCCATGTTCGCGAAGATCCAGGCGGAGTACTACGGCACGCCCACGCCGATCCAGCAGCTTGCCTCCTTCCAGATCCCCGAGGCCCGGCTCGTTGTGATCTCTCCGTACGACAAGAACTCCATGTCCGCGATCGAGAAGTCGATCCGCGACTCCGACCTCGGCGTCAACCCCGCCAACGACGGCAGCGTGATCCGGATCGCGCTGCCGGAGCTGACCCAGGAACGCCGCAAGGAGTACGTCAAGCTCGCCAAGCAGAAGGCTGAGGAGGCGCGGGTCTCGGTCCGCGGCGTCCGCCGGCACGCGAAGGAGACGCTGGACCGCCTCTCCCGGGACGGCGAGGCCGGCGAGGACGACGTGGCTCGCGCGGAGAAGCACCTCGACTCGCTGACGCGCAAGTACGTCGAGCAGGTCGACGTCGTTCTCAAGCACAAGGAAGAAGAGATCCTCGAGGTCTAG
- a CDS encoding phosphatidate cytidylyltransferase, translating to MQDIVTHPNSGCDASHSDSGPDVLPATPRPRPGRNLVAAIGVGLLLGVVVLASLFIVKAVFVGFVVVAVCIAVIELSRALRPAGVRLPLVPLLAGVVGMLVGAYVGQTPALVGAFGLTALALCMGRLAGGRDGFVRDVTAGVFVAMYVPFLAGFAMLMLRPEDGPLRVVAFVAVTVASDIGGYTAGVLFGRHPLAPSISPAKTYEGLVGSAVFCLAIGVASVMVLLDGPWWAGLILGAAATITATLGDLVESMLKRDVGIKDMGSLLPGHGGVMDRLDSLLPTALVSWLVLSLLVPVVS from the coding sequence GTGCAGGACATCGTGACCCATCCCAATTCCGGCTGCGACGCGTCCCACTCCGACTCCGGGCCGGACGTCCTTCCGGCGACCCCTCGTCCCCGTCCGGGCCGCAACCTGGTGGCGGCGATCGGTGTCGGGCTGTTGCTGGGCGTCGTGGTGCTCGCCTCGCTGTTCATCGTCAAGGCCGTGTTCGTCGGCTTCGTCGTGGTCGCCGTCTGCATCGCCGTCATCGAGCTTTCCCGCGCACTCCGGCCCGCCGGGGTGCGCCTTCCTTTGGTGCCACTCCTGGCCGGGGTGGTCGGGATGCTGGTCGGTGCGTACGTCGGGCAGACCCCGGCCCTCGTCGGTGCGTTCGGGCTGACCGCGCTCGCGCTCTGCATGGGCCGGTTGGCCGGCGGACGTGACGGCTTCGTCCGCGACGTCACCGCCGGTGTGTTCGTGGCGATGTACGTTCCGTTCCTCGCCGGCTTCGCGATGTTGATGCTCCGGCCGGAGGACGGCCCGCTCCGGGTCGTCGCCTTCGTCGCCGTCACCGTCGCCAGTGACATCGGCGGCTACACCGCGGGCGTGCTCTTCGGCCGCCACCCGCTGGCGCCCTCGATCAGTCCGGCGAAGACCTACGAGGGACTGGTCGGCTCGGCGGTCTTCTGCCTGGCCATCGGCGTCGCCAGCGTGATGGTTCTGCTGGATGGTCCCTGGTGGGCCGGGCTGATCCTGGGAGCGGCGGCGACGATCACCGCCACCCTGGGCGACCTGGTGGAGTCGATGCTGAAACGGGATGTGGGGATCAAGGACATGGGCAGCCTGCTGCCCGGGCACGGCGGGGTGATGGACCGCCTCGACTCGCTGCTGCCGACCGCGTTGGTGAGCTGGCTGGTGCTGAGCCTGCTGGTGCCGGTGGTGAGCTGA
- a CDS encoding histidine phosphatase family protein produces the protein MAQTIHLVRHGRSAPDETRPAEEWPLHPDAGAALTALRDSGRLPVRARWFSSPEPKARATARTLTGTAVGFVDGLREMTRPAGPWLGESAWSALVRRCMTEPDVPAAPGWEAAVDTTDRVVGAVRRIAESCPDDDVVLVGHGTAWTLVVAALTGCPPDLQAWDRLRMPDHCALRVDGEVAEIVSPWGAGEPASRSS, from the coding sequence GTGGCCCAGACGATCCATCTCGTACGCCACGGCCGGTCCGCGCCGGACGAGACCCGCCCGGCGGAGGAGTGGCCGCTTCATCCCGACGCCGGTGCGGCCCTGACCGCGCTGCGCGACTCCGGAAGGCTTCCGGTCCGCGCGCGGTGGTTCTCCTCCCCGGAACCAAAGGCACGCGCCACCGCCCGGACGCTGACCGGCACCGCCGTGGGCTTCGTCGACGGCCTGCGGGAGATGACCCGGCCGGCGGGGCCGTGGCTGGGGGAGTCGGCGTGGTCGGCGCTGGTCCGGCGATGCATGACCGAGCCGGATGTTCCGGCGGCTCCCGGCTGGGAGGCCGCCGTCGACACCACCGACCGGGTGGTGGGTGCCGTTCGGCGGATCGCCGAGAGTTGCCCGGACGACGACGTGGTGCTCGTCGGTCACGGGACGGCCTGGACTCTGGTGGTCGCCGCCCTGACTGGTTGCCCGCCCGACCTGCAGGCGTGGGACCGGCTGCGGATGCCGGACCACTGCGCCCTCCGGGTCGACGGCGAGGTCGCCGAGATCGTCTCACCCTGGGGAGCCGGCGAGCCCGCCTCCCGTTCCTCCTGA
- a CDS encoding ABC transporter ATP-binding protein — translation MGFLMDGLSAEDYDRTYSDGDLVRRILGYFRPKLPAMSVVAAMLVLTSLLQAVLPLVISWGLDRVVKDDSANFIAVLVGLILLSGVFAWVTNFVRQAFSARVVGDVVLRLREDAFAAILKRDLSFYDENPSGKIVSRVTSDTDDFANVVTLTMNLLSQLLLVGVITGLLFSRDVNLALLTLALTPVVIVLALAFRRIARDTTRRAQRSLARVNSNVQETMGGIAVAKNFRQEQTIYDEFRPINDQNYRVTLRQGMVFGAIFPLLFLVAGLGTAMLVHVGGHSVLDGTVSAGDWYLFLQAVALFWFPLTSIASFWSQFQQGLAAAERVFALIDATPRVLQTNPAPVGRLSGQIEFADVTFGYEPTHPVLDHFSLNIRAGEMIALVGHTGAGKSTLGKLITRFYEFQGGHIYLDGRDIRSLDLHDYRRQLGVVPQSPFLFAGTVADNIRYPRPEANDEEVRQAARHIGNGDWLAALPDGLATEVGEHGQALSMGQRQLVALARLLIQDPAIVILDEATASVDPLTEAQIQEGLDVVLEGRTSIVIAHRLSTIQHADRIVVLRDGGIVEEGDHLSLMRRGGQYCEVYNTYFRHQSPNYRPGTGFVPVGT, via the coding sequence ATGGGCTTCCTGATGGACGGCCTCTCGGCCGAGGACTACGACCGCACCTACTCCGATGGCGACCTCGTCCGCCGCATCCTCGGCTACTTCCGGCCCAAGCTGCCGGCCATGTCGGTGGTCGCGGCGATGCTGGTGCTGACCTCGCTGCTGCAGGCGGTGCTTCCGCTGGTGATCAGCTGGGGCCTGGACCGGGTGGTCAAGGACGACTCGGCCAACTTCATCGCGGTCCTCGTGGGCCTCATCCTGCTCTCCGGCGTCTTCGCCTGGGTCACCAACTTCGTCCGCCAGGCGTTCAGCGCCAGGGTCGTCGGTGACGTGGTGCTGCGGCTGCGGGAGGACGCGTTCGCCGCGATCCTCAAGCGCGACCTGTCCTTCTACGACGAGAACCCCTCCGGCAAGATCGTCAGCCGGGTCACCTCCGACACCGACGACTTCGCCAACGTCGTGACCCTGACGATGAACCTCCTCAGCCAGCTGCTGCTGGTCGGCGTCATCACCGGCCTGCTGTTCTCCCGCGACGTCAACCTCGCCTTGCTCACCCTCGCGCTCACCCCCGTGGTCATCGTGCTCGCGCTCGCCTTCCGGCGGATCGCCCGCGACACCACGCGCCGGGCCCAGCGCTCACTCGCTCGGGTCAACTCCAACGTCCAGGAGACGATGGGCGGCATCGCGGTTGCCAAGAACTTCCGCCAGGAACAAACCATCTACGACGAGTTCAGGCCGATCAACGACCAGAACTACCGAGTGACCCTGCGCCAGGGAATGGTCTTCGGGGCGATCTTCCCGCTGCTGTTCCTGGTCGCCGGGCTGGGCACGGCCATGCTCGTGCACGTCGGTGGGCACAGCGTGCTCGACGGCACGGTGTCGGCCGGTGACTGGTACCTCTTCCTGCAGGCCGTGGCGCTGTTCTGGTTCCCGCTGACCAGCATCGCGTCGTTCTGGTCGCAGTTCCAGCAGGGCCTGGCCGCCGCCGAGCGCGTCTTCGCCCTGATCGACGCCACCCCTCGGGTGCTGCAGACCAACCCCGCGCCGGTGGGCCGGCTCAGCGGACAGATCGAGTTCGCGGACGTGACGTTCGGCTACGAGCCCACCCACCCGGTGCTCGACCACTTCTCACTGAACATCCGCGCCGGGGAGATGATCGCGCTCGTCGGGCACACCGGCGCGGGCAAGTCCACGCTCGGCAAGCTGATCACCCGCTTCTACGAGTTCCAGGGCGGCCACATCTACCTCGACGGCCGCGACATCCGGTCGCTCGACCTGCACGACTACCGCCGTCAGTTGGGCGTCGTCCCGCAGTCGCCGTTCCTGTTCGCCGGCACCGTGGCCGACAACATCCGCTACCCCCGCCCGGAGGCGAACGACGAGGAGGTCCGTCAGGCGGCACGGCACATCGGCAACGGCGACTGGCTGGCCGCGCTGCCGGATGGTCTGGCCACCGAGGTCGGCGAACACGGACAGGCACTGTCCATGGGGCAACGGCAGCTCGTCGCGCTTGCCCGGCTGCTGATCCAGGATCCGGCCATCGTCATCCTCGACGAGGCCACCGCGAGCGTCGACCCGCTCACCGAGGCGCAGATCCAGGAAGGGCTCGACGTCGTGCTGGAAGGACGTACGTCGATCGTGATCGCCCACCGCCTGTCCACGATCCAGCACGCCGACCGGATCGTCGTGCTCCGTGACGGCGGGATCGTCGAGGAAGGCGACCACCTGTCGCTGATGCGCCGGGGCGGTCAGTACTGCGAGGTCTACAACACCTACTTCCGCCACCAGTCGCCGAACTACCGGCCGGGCACCGGGTTCGTACCCGTCGGCACCTGA